A window from Trinickia violacea encodes these proteins:
- a CDS encoding porin, whose translation MRLSFSKIILIAGVLLGSVSLSAYAQSSVTLYGIVDAGLLYTSKSLNSATGQNAGHQFQMITGGMTPSLFGLKGAEDLGSGVRAIFDLESGIDMSNGGFNDSNGNFFGRKAWVGIASHYGTVKAGLQESPFVASLIATDGRNVSYFGSGAPIYINTVLVTGVFNANAISYTSPTIAGLQGSAMLALGGIAGDFQAGRQYSASLNYTYGPLLVSAAMYSGNAGGTAASTPVPSTVPFSGRTIGASYQFSDLTVKAQYMNLKVAGSFDKRVYSGGLRYQFTPAVGADAGAWYTSDGNDTHNHSILAATGVTYSLSKATLLYAQVGFVDNYGLMDTGLSINGALFGVSGKTFGTAVGIRHLF comes from the coding sequence ATGAGGCTTAGCTTTTCCAAGATAATCCTGATCGCGGGCGTGCTGCTCGGCAGCGTCAGCCTTTCCGCGTATGCGCAAAGCAGCGTAACGCTGTACGGCATCGTCGACGCCGGTCTGCTCTATACGAGCAAGTCGCTCAATTCGGCGACCGGGCAGAATGCCGGCCATCAGTTCCAGATGATCACCGGAGGCATGACCCCATCCCTGTTCGGCTTGAAAGGTGCCGAGGACCTAGGCAGCGGAGTGAGGGCGATCTTCGATCTCGAGAGCGGCATCGATATGTCGAACGGTGGGTTTAACGACTCGAACGGTAACTTCTTCGGCCGCAAGGCGTGGGTGGGCATCGCGAGTCATTACGGCACAGTAAAGGCGGGTCTTCAGGAATCGCCATTCGTGGCGTCGCTGATCGCGACCGACGGGCGTAACGTGTCGTACTTCGGAAGCGGCGCCCCTATCTACATCAACACCGTGCTCGTCACCGGCGTCTTCAATGCGAACGCGATTTCGTATACAAGCCCCACGATTGCAGGCTTGCAGGGCAGTGCAATGCTCGCGCTTGGCGGCATTGCCGGCGATTTCCAGGCGGGCCGGCAGTATTCGGCGAGCCTCAACTACACGTATGGCCCGCTGCTCGTCAGCGCCGCGATGTATAGCGGTAACGCGGGCGGCACTGCCGCATCGACGCCGGTGCCGAGCACCGTACCGTTCTCGGGCCGTACGATCGGCGCCAGCTATCAGTTCAGCGACCTGACCGTGAAGGCGCAATACATGAACCTGAAGGTTGCGGGTTCATTCGACAAGCGCGTGTACAGCGGTGGCCTACGCTACCAGTTCACGCCCGCCGTAGGCGCGGATGCCGGCGCCTGGTACACGAGCGACGGCAATGACACGCACAACCATTCGATCTTGGCCGCAACAGGCGTGACATACAGCTTGTCGAAGGCGACGTTGCTATATGCGCAGGTTGGCTTCGTCGACAATTACGGCCTGATGGACACCGGACTGTCGATCAACGGTGCGCTGTTCGGCGTGTCGGGGAAAACGTTTGGCACTGCGGTCGGCATTCGCCATCTATTCTGA
- a CDS encoding LysR substrate-binding domain-containing protein: MKLHQLEALVCVANAGGIRAAARLLQLSQAAVTKALRELESEQQLALLVRTAGGVSLTDAGHRLLKHARLVIGQMERASEELAKLRGDQARKLAIAVTPLVMVNFLPEAVSLFRKQMPAIQLEIFEGLTAVALPRLREGALDFGILALPVALTDQEFDIEPLFAYEPRIIARRGHPTLGRRSLHDLLDQDWALNFTPASYESLMQDLFWQHEAKAAPARVHCAHSYSLLNDLVRYNDMLTLCPEPLLHCESMRNWAQPLRLDEQFHTRRVSVISLRNATLSQAAKCFIDCLCKVIRSRSRSAGEANRMLFDRLKLLF, translated from the coding sequence ATGAAACTGCATCAACTGGAGGCGCTGGTCTGTGTTGCGAACGCCGGAGGCATCCGTGCAGCGGCACGCCTGTTGCAGCTGTCCCAGGCAGCCGTCACCAAGGCGCTGCGCGAGCTGGAAAGCGAGCAACAGCTTGCGTTACTCGTGCGCACCGCCGGGGGCGTGAGCCTCACGGATGCCGGGCACAGGCTGCTGAAGCACGCGCGACTGGTCATCGGGCAAATGGAGCGCGCCAGCGAAGAGCTGGCAAAACTGCGCGGGGATCAGGCCCGCAAGCTCGCCATCGCGGTCACCCCGCTGGTCATGGTCAACTTTCTTCCAGAGGCGGTATCGCTGTTCCGCAAGCAGATGCCGGCGATTCAGCTGGAGATCTTCGAAGGACTGACCGCAGTGGCGTTACCGCGCCTGAGGGAAGGCGCGCTGGATTTCGGCATCCTGGCGCTGCCAGTGGCGCTGACGGACCAGGAATTCGACATCGAACCGCTGTTTGCATACGAGCCGCGCATAATCGCCCGCCGCGGACATCCGACCCTCGGCAGGCGCTCGTTGCATGATCTGCTCGACCAGGACTGGGCGCTCAACTTCACGCCAGCCAGCTATGAAAGCCTGATGCAAGACCTGTTCTGGCAACACGAGGCAAAGGCTGCCCCCGCCCGCGTGCACTGTGCGCATTCGTATTCACTATTGAATGATCTGGTGCGGTACAACGATATGCTCACCCTATGCCCGGAACCCTTGCTGCACTGCGAGTCCATGCGCAACTGGGCGCAGCCGCTGAGACTGGATGAGCAGTTTCATACCCGTCGTGTCAGCGTAATCAGCCTGCGCAACGCGACGCTCAGCCAGGCAGCGAAATGCTTTATCGACTGCCTGTGCAAAGTCATCCGATCGCGGTCGCGATCTGCGGGCGAAGCGAACCGCATGCTGTTCGACCGGCTGAAGTTACTGTTTTGA
- a CDS encoding lipid-transfer protein, whose protein sequence is MNRRVNVIGVGMIPFTKPGASPQYYQMAAEAARIALGDARIRYDVIEQVYAGYVYGDSTCGQRAVYEIGMTGVPVVNVNNNCSTGSTALWLARQAIESGAAECVLALGFEQMEKGALTTKFNDRASPLDLHLHVADAVQGETSAPLAVRMFGGAGREYIERYGAARETFGMVAVKAREHASRNPYALFRDPLDLAQVMDSDAVFDPLTRFQCCPPTCGAGCAVLCSDEFAMRHGHGHSVYIAAQAMTTDYPTSFAPASMIRMVGYDMSAAAARRVYESAGIGPEELDVVELHDCFTSNELISYEALGLCAEGCAEKFVRDRDNTYRGRIVTNPSGGLLSKGHPLGATGLAQCAELVWQLRGEAGSRQVEGARVGLQHNIGLGGACVVTLYRRD, encoded by the coding sequence ATGAACCGTCGAGTCAACGTCATCGGCGTCGGGATGATCCCGTTCACGAAGCCGGGCGCGAGCCCACAGTACTACCAAATGGCGGCTGAAGCCGCGCGGATCGCGCTCGGCGATGCCCGCATCCGGTACGACGTGATCGAGCAGGTTTACGCGGGTTACGTCTACGGCGATTCAACTTGCGGGCAGCGCGCCGTCTACGAGATCGGCATGACGGGCGTGCCCGTCGTCAACGTCAACAACAACTGTTCAACCGGTTCGACCGCGCTTTGGCTCGCCCGGCAGGCGATCGAGAGCGGTGCGGCCGAATGCGTGCTGGCGCTCGGCTTCGAGCAGATGGAGAAGGGCGCGCTCACAACGAAGTTCAACGACCGCGCGTCGCCGCTCGACCTGCATCTCCACGTCGCTGACGCGGTGCAGGGCGAGACATCCGCGCCGCTCGCGGTGCGGATGTTCGGTGGAGCGGGCCGGGAATATATCGAGCGTTACGGCGCGGCGAGGGAAACGTTCGGGATGGTCGCGGTAAAGGCGCGCGAGCACGCCAGCCGGAATCCGTACGCGCTGTTTCGCGACCCGCTGGATTTGGCGCAGGTGATGGATTCGGACGCGGTATTCGATCCGCTCACCCGGTTCCAGTGCTGTCCGCCGACCTGCGGCGCCGGCTGCGCCGTGCTGTGCTCGGACGAGTTCGCGATGCGTCATGGGCACGGGCATTCGGTCTACATCGCCGCGCAGGCGATGACGACCGATTATCCGACCAGCTTTGCGCCCGCGTCGATGATCAGGATGGTCGGATACGACATGTCCGCGGCGGCTGCGCGAAGGGTGTACGAGTCGGCCGGCATCGGCCCGGAGGAGCTCGATGTCGTCGAACTGCACGACTGCTTCACGAGTAACGAGCTGATTAGCTACGAGGCGCTCGGACTGTGTGCCGAGGGCTGCGCGGAGAAGTTCGTCCGCGATCGTGACAACACGTACCGCGGCAGGATCGTTACCAATCCGTCGGGCGGCCTGCTCTCGAAGGGCCATCCGCTCGGTGCGACTGGGCTCGCGCAGTGTGCAGAACTAGTCTGGCAACTACGCGGCGAAGCTGGATCGAGACAGGTTGAGGGCGCACGCGTAGGGCTGCAGCACAACATCGGGCTGGGCGGCGCGTGCGTCGTGACACTGTATCGTCGAGATTAG
- a CDS encoding DUF485 domain-containing protein yields the protein MQQHLIESIRTCPSYGRITRARRRFCLALTALMIAAYYGFIVLVALVPQWLAQPLYGGAVTSVGMALGIAVILISVGLTGAYVVRSNRTFDPLMDELIAQSRQGD from the coding sequence ATGCAACAACACCTCATCGAATCGATAAGAACCTGCCCCTCGTACGGGCGGATCACGCGGGCGCGCCGTCGCTTCTGCCTGGCACTCACGGCTTTGATGATCGCGGCTTACTACGGGTTCATTGTGCTCGTCGCGCTTGTTCCCCAATGGCTTGCGCAGCCGCTGTACGGTGGCGCCGTCACCAGCGTAGGCATGGCACTCGGTATCGCCGTAATTCTGATTTCGGTCGGGCTGACGGGCGCTTATGTGGTCCGCTCTAACCGCACCTTCGATCCGCTGATGGACGAACTTATCGCCCAATCCCGGCAAGGAGACTGA
- the tnpB gene encoding IS66 family insertion sequence element accessory protein TnpB (TnpB, as the term is used for proteins encoded by IS66 family insertion elements, is considered an accessory protein, since TnpC, encoded by a neighboring gene, is a DDE family transposase.), whose translation MFRFASDLKVFLHRDPIDFRAGINSLVTLVEQSMQLDLFACAVFAFHNRRRNRVKLLFYERSGFWLILRRLEEDHFVWPRRQQAVNEPMTEHISVHWRPFRRMPP comes from the coding sequence ATGTTCCGGTTCGCGTCGGACCTAAAGGTCTTCCTGCATCGTGACCCGATTGACTTCCGGGCCGGTATCAACAGTCTGGTGACACTCGTGGAGCAGTCCATGCAGCTCGACCTATTTGCATGCGCCGTATTTGCCTTCCACAACCGCCGACGCAACCGGGTCAAGTTGCTGTTCTATGAGCGCTCCGGCTTCTGGCTGATATTGCGGCGTCTCGAGGAAGATCACTTTGTCTGGCCACGTCGGCAACAGGCGGTGAACGAACCGATGACCGAACATATTAGCGTACATTGGCGCCCCTTTCGTCGAATGCCCCCTTAA
- the actP gene encoding cation/acetate symporter ActP, which yields MKSTRLLSGACFAVAMTQSHAATAAGPAAEHTGLNPVAIGMFVLFVLVTLAITRWASRRTRTTAEFYNAGGAVTGLQNGLAISGDYMSAASFLGLSGLVYLNGFDGVIYAVGFLVGWPFLMFLLAEPMRNLGKCTFVDVVAYRLEQAPIRLMTSCTSLVVVILYLVLQLVGAGKLIQLLFGLPYWMAEVIVGVLMVIYVFFGGMKATTWVQIIKAVLLLCGASFMVVAAFAQFGFSPEQMFRHAVAAHPAGLGIMGPGKLIKDPLNALSLGVAAICGVAGFPHILMRFFTVPNAREARKSVFIATGFIAYFYLLTIVIGFSAIALLAQHPEFFKIGADGHFSLTRDLLGGSNMVAVNLARAVGGNYFYGFIAAVTFATILAVVAGLTLSGATTVSHDLYACWLARGQVDESREMRISRAATVVLSAIAIGLGIPFEHINIAFMVTLVAAVAASANFPVLLSSIFWGGMTTRGAVAGGSLGLTASLLLTVPSKAVWVDVLHHAHAPISLDNPALISVPLAFIGIWLFSTLDRSVRAQRERAAFALQDFYGQTGLLASEALPH from the coding sequence ATGAAATCTACGCGCTTACTGTCCGGCGCCTGCTTTGCAGTCGCGATGACGCAAAGCCATGCGGCAACCGCCGCCGGTCCAGCCGCTGAGCATACCGGACTCAATCCCGTCGCGATCGGCATGTTCGTGCTGTTCGTCCTAGTTACGCTTGCTATCACGCGATGGGCCTCACGCCGAACGCGCACGACCGCCGAATTCTATAACGCGGGAGGCGCGGTCACGGGTTTGCAGAACGGCCTTGCGATCTCCGGGGACTATATGTCAGCCGCGTCGTTTCTCGGCTTGTCAGGGCTGGTCTATCTGAATGGCTTCGATGGCGTGATCTACGCTGTTGGTTTTCTCGTCGGCTGGCCGTTCTTGATGTTCCTGCTTGCCGAGCCGATGCGCAATCTCGGTAAATGCACATTTGTCGACGTGGTCGCGTACCGCCTCGAGCAGGCGCCAATCCGCTTGATGACATCCTGCACCTCGCTCGTCGTGGTCATCCTCTATCTGGTGCTTCAACTGGTCGGTGCCGGCAAGCTGATTCAATTGCTGTTCGGGCTGCCGTACTGGATGGCGGAAGTGATCGTGGGCGTGCTGATGGTGATCTATGTGTTCTTCGGTGGAATGAAGGCCACTACGTGGGTGCAGATCATCAAGGCGGTGCTGTTGCTCTGCGGTGCGTCTTTCATGGTGGTTGCCGCGTTTGCGCAGTTCGGTTTCAGCCCGGAGCAAATGTTTCGCCATGCGGTCGCGGCGCACCCCGCGGGGCTTGGCATCATGGGCCCTGGCAAACTCATTAAGGACCCGCTCAACGCGCTTTCGCTCGGCGTTGCGGCAATCTGCGGCGTGGCCGGGTTCCCGCATATCCTGATGCGCTTCTTCACCGTGCCGAACGCGCGCGAAGCACGCAAATCCGTGTTCATTGCCACGGGATTTATCGCGTACTTCTATTTGCTGACTATCGTCATCGGATTCTCGGCAATCGCCTTGCTCGCCCAGCATCCCGAGTTCTTCAAAATCGGCGCAGACGGACATTTCAGCCTCACGCGCGATCTGCTCGGCGGCTCGAATATGGTCGCGGTCAACCTGGCCCGCGCCGTAGGCGGCAATTATTTTTACGGCTTTATAGCCGCGGTCACGTTCGCAACAATCCTTGCGGTGGTGGCGGGCTTGACCCTGTCCGGCGCGACGACCGTCTCGCATGACTTGTATGCCTGTTGGCTTGCTCGCGGCCAGGTTGACGAGAGTCGCGAGATGCGCATTTCGCGAGCCGCGACAGTAGTATTGAGCGCCATCGCAATCGGTCTCGGCATCCCGTTCGAACATATTAATATCGCGTTCATGGTCACGCTCGTGGCTGCCGTTGCCGCCAGCGCCAACTTCCCGGTTCTGCTGTCATCGATTTTTTGGGGTGGCATGACTACACGCGGCGCTGTCGCGGGAGGAAGCCTGGGCCTGACCGCCTCGCTGTTGCTGACGGTGCCGTCCAAGGCGGTCTGGGTAGACGTCCTGCACCACGCGCATGCGCCGATCTCGCTGGACAATCCCGCGCTGATCTCGGTTCCGCTCGCCTTCATCGGCATCTGGTTGTTTTCTACGTTGGACCGCAGCGTGCGTGCCCAGCGGGAACGCGCAGCCTTCGCGCTGCAGGACTTTTACGGACAGACAGGCCTGCTCGCCAGCGAAGCCTTGCCCCATTGA
- a CDS encoding energy transducer TonB, with protein MSLIEKLLAKTPPADDSRRRVIARVLLDDAGRVQAVQLKRSCGDPKIDERALVELEKARYSVTRLGSKTWRRWHDVAWTTQA; from the coding sequence ATGAGCCTGATTGAAAAATTGCTTGCCAAAACGCCCCCTGCGGATGACTCACGTCGACGGGTGATTGCGCGAGTGTTGCTTGACGACGCGGGCAGAGTGCAGGCGGTGCAGCTAAAGCGAAGCTGTGGTGATCCAAAAATCGATGAGCGGGCGCTCGTCGAGTTAGAGAAGGCGCGGTATTCCGTCACGAGATTGGGGTCGAAAACGTGGCGCCGCTGGCATGATGTCGCGTGGACGACACAAGCGTGA
- a CDS encoding MFS transporter, whose protein sequence is MDNSAAEATGVQSVDVALTRCIPQWKAIAAITVGNGLEFFDFTIYSFFATIIGKLYFPVEGQLEQLMLALSTFGVGFIMRPIGGVVLGAYADRAGRKAAMNLTLWLMTLGSAIIAFAPTYAAIGLAAPALIILARLIQGFAIGGEVGASTSLLIEYGSDRARGFYGSWQYVSQGLNTLCGSLLGVVLAASLTTLSLESWGWRVPFAIGMTMGPIGTYIRRHLHETLAGIQTDDHRTQALLTANHTEPAAHRVHPARTLFRHHAGAITAGVVTTIGGTAANYIVLFYLSTYAIRMLNMPMSLALWASWTAALMTVICSPFAGALSDRVGRKPVLGVSRVLLTLAIYPAFKLINVYPTVPVLLAVVAILAVLVAFTAVPNIVVLPELFPREIRATGMSIVYCLGVSIFGGFAQFFATWLIQLSGSPLAPAWYLIGCGLVSLLALPFVRETAGRPIG, encoded by the coding sequence ATGGACAATTCAGCCGCTGAAGCGACCGGCGTGCAAAGCGTCGACGTCGCGTTAACGAGGTGCATCCCCCAGTGGAAGGCGATCGCCGCGATCACGGTCGGCAACGGCCTCGAATTCTTTGATTTCACAATCTACAGCTTCTTTGCAACGATCATCGGCAAGCTGTACTTCCCGGTTGAGGGGCAGCTCGAGCAACTGATGCTTGCACTCAGCACGTTCGGCGTTGGCTTCATCATGCGGCCGATCGGCGGCGTCGTGCTTGGTGCTTACGCTGACCGCGCCGGCCGCAAGGCCGCGATGAACCTTACGCTGTGGCTCATGACGCTCGGCTCCGCGATCATCGCTTTCGCGCCGACTTATGCGGCGATAGGGCTCGCTGCACCTGCGCTCATCATCCTCGCGCGGCTGATCCAGGGCTTTGCGATCGGCGGCGAGGTCGGTGCGTCGACTTCACTTCTGATCGAGTACGGTAGCGACCGCGCGCGCGGATTCTACGGCAGCTGGCAGTACGTGAGCCAGGGGCTCAATACGCTGTGCGGGTCACTGCTTGGCGTCGTGCTCGCAGCGAGCCTGACGACACTGTCGCTCGAGAGTTGGGGCTGGCGCGTCCCGTTTGCGATCGGGATGACGATGGGGCCGATCGGCACCTATATCCGCCGCCATCTGCACGAGACGCTAGCCGGCATCCAAACTGATGACCATAGGACACAGGCGTTGCTCACCGCCAACCACACCGAGCCGGCCGCCCATCGCGTACATCCCGCGCGCACCCTTTTCCGCCACCATGCGGGCGCGATCACGGCTGGCGTAGTGACGACGATCGGCGGCACGGCGGCGAACTACATCGTGCTGTTCTATCTGTCGACCTACGCGATCCGGATGCTGAACATGCCGATGTCGCTAGCACTGTGGGCATCGTGGACGGCGGCCCTCATGACCGTGATCTGCTCGCCGTTTGCCGGCGCGCTGTCGGACCGGGTGGGCCGCAAGCCCGTGCTGGGGGTGTCGCGCGTGCTGCTGACGCTCGCGATCTATCCAGCGTTCAAGCTCATCAACGTCTATCCAACCGTGCCGGTGCTGCTGGCAGTGGTCGCGATTCTGGCAGTGCTGGTCGCGTTCACCGCGGTGCCGAACATCGTGGTGCTGCCCGAATTGTTTCCGCGGGAGATTCGGGCGACCGGGATGTCGATCGTCTATTGCCTCGGCGTGTCGATCTTCGGCGGCTTCGCGCAGTTCTTCGCGACGTGGCTGATCCAGCTCTCGGGCAGTCCGCTTGCGCCCGCGTGGTATCTGATCGGCTGCGGACTCGTGTCGCTGCTGGCACTGCCGTTCGTGCGCGAGACGGCGGGGCGGCCGATCGGCTGA
- a CDS encoding LysR family transcriptional regulator, whose amino-acid sequence MKLHHLEALVSVADAGSIRAAARLLQLSQAAVTKALRELESEQQLALLVRTAGGVSFTDAGHRLLKHARLVIGQMERASEELAKLRGDQAGKLAIAVTPLVMVNFLPETVSLFRKQMPSIQLEIFEGLTAVALPRLREGALDFGILALPVALTDQEFDIEPLFAYEPCIIARRGHPSLGRRSLHDLLDQDWALNFTPASYESVMQRVFWQHGAKIAPARLHCAHSYSLLNDLVRYNNMLTFCPEPLLLSESMRDWAQALTLDEQFEPLRVSVISLRNATRSQAAKCFVDCLCKVIRSQSRSAGEANRMLFDQLDLLF is encoded by the coding sequence ATGAAACTGCATCACCTGGAGGCGCTGGTCTCTGTTGCTGACGCCGGAAGCATCCGCGCAGCGGCACGCCTGTTGCAGCTGTCCCAGGCAGCCGTCACCAAGGCGCTGCGCGAGCTGGAAAGCGAGCAACAGCTTGCGTTGCTCGTGCGCACTGCCGGCGGCGTGAGCTTCACGGACGCCGGACACAGGCTGCTGAAGCACGCGCGACTGGTCATCGGGCAAATGGAGCGCGCCAGCGAAGAGCTGGCAAAACTGCGCGGGGATCAGGCCGGCAAGCTCGCCATCGCGGTCACCCCGCTGGTCATGGTCAACTTTCTTCCAGAGACGGTATCGCTGTTCCGCAAGCAGATGCCGTCGATCCAACTGGAGATCTTCGAAGGACTGACCGCAGTGGCGTTACCGCGCCTGAGGGAAGGCGCGCTGGATTTCGGCATCCTGGCGCTGCCAGTGGCGCTGACGGACCAGGAATTCGACATCGAACCGCTGTTTGCATACGAGCCGTGCATAATCGCCCGCCGCGGACATCCGAGCCTCGGCAGGCGCTCGTTGCATGATCTGCTCGACCAGGACTGGGCGCTCAACTTCACGCCAGCCAGCTATGAGAGTGTGATGCAGCGAGTGTTCTGGCAGCACGGGGCGAAGATTGCCCCCGCCCGCCTGCACTGCGCGCATTCGTATTCACTATTGAATGATCTGGTGCGGTACAACAATATGCTCACCTTCTGCCCGGAACCCTTGCTGCTCAGCGAGTCCATGCGCGACTGGGCGCAGGCGCTGACACTGGATGAGCAGTTTGAGCCTCTTCGTGTCAGCGTGATCAGCCTGCGCAACGCGACGCGCAGCCAGGCAGCGAAATGTTTTGTCGACTGCCTGTGCAAAGTCATCCGATCGCAGTCGCGATCTGCGGGCGAAGCGAACCGGATGCTGTTCGACCAGCTGGACTTGCTGTTTTGA
- a CDS encoding CaiB/BaiF CoA transferase family protein: protein MFNQTASLPLAGVRVLDISRVLAGPWCAMVLGDLGAEVIKVEHPERGDDTRDWGLRVGSTETAYFNSVNRNKRSVTLDLQKAEGQRLLRELAAKSDVVIQNFKFGGAEKLGLGYEQLKEGQEDLIYCSISGYDRTGPEAARPGYDLVIQGETGLMALNGEAGQPPLKFGVAAVDLFTGMYSAQAVLAALYERQRTGKGRHIEMALFDCGLMITSYYGLEALIKGEDPPRYGNAHPSIMPYGVFDASDGSLVIAVGNNHQFGRFCREVIERPDIVEDERFRTNIDRAANREALVPRLLQEIKARKREVLLERLERAGIPCGTVLGLHEALTSQRTQAGGLVAIQPHPEGGHMHVLAPPYRFDGERPPVRLGPPVLGEGTYDVLRSLLGVPDKDIDRLKAEGVV, encoded by the coding sequence ATGTTCAATCAGACTGCATCGCTGCCGCTTGCCGGCGTGCGCGTTCTCGACATCTCCCGCGTGCTCGCCGGGCCATGGTGCGCCATGGTGCTCGGCGATCTCGGCGCCGAAGTCATCAAGGTCGAGCACCCGGAACGTGGCGACGATACCCGTGACTGGGGCCTACGTGTTGGCTCCACCGAAACGGCCTATTTCAACAGCGTCAACCGCAACAAGCGCTCCGTGACGCTTGACCTGCAAAAGGCCGAAGGCCAACGGCTACTGCGTGAGCTGGCCGCCAAGAGCGACGTCGTCATTCAGAACTTCAAGTTCGGCGGCGCCGAAAAACTGGGCCTGGGTTACGAACAGCTCAAGGAAGGGCAAGAGGATCTGATCTATTGCTCGATTTCGGGTTACGACCGCACAGGACCGGAAGCGGCCAGGCCCGGATACGACCTGGTGATTCAAGGGGAAACCGGATTGATGGCCCTCAATGGCGAAGCCGGGCAACCACCGCTGAAATTCGGCGTGGCCGCCGTCGATCTGTTCACTGGGATGTATTCCGCGCAAGCCGTGCTCGCTGCGCTTTACGAGCGCCAGCGCACTGGCAAGGGCCGGCACATCGAAATGGCGCTGTTCGACTGCGGCCTGATGATCACGTCCTACTATGGCCTGGAAGCGCTGATCAAAGGCGAAGATCCGCCGCGCTACGGCAACGCGCACCCGTCGATCATGCCGTATGGCGTATTCGACGCGAGCGATGGGTCACTGGTCATCGCGGTCGGCAACAACCACCAGTTCGGACGCTTCTGCCGTGAAGTCATCGAGCGTCCCGACATCGTCGAGGATGAGCGCTTTCGCACCAATATCGATCGTGCGGCCAACCGTGAAGCGCTCGTTCCCAGGTTGCTGCAAGAGATCAAGGCGAGAAAGCGCGAAGTGCTTCTGGAAAGACTTGAACGCGCCGGAATTCCGTGTGGCACCGTGCTCGGCCTGCATGAAGCCCTCACCTCGCAGAGAACACAGGCCGGCGGTCTCGTGGCCATCCAGCCGCATCCAGAGGGAGGACACATGCACGTGCTTGCGCCGCCGTACCGGTTCGACGGTGAGCGCCCACCGGTGCGTCTTGGGCCGCCGGTACTGGGCGAAGGCACATACGACGTGCTCCGCTCGCTGCTCGGTGTACCGGACAAGGATATCGACCGACTGAAAGCTGAGGGCGTCGTCTAA
- a CDS encoding response regulator transcription factor: MRVLSLEDEPAQAELVRTALEAAGHQVWSFERGRAAIRHLENATVDLLILDWKVPDITGIEVLGWARTRLGHQLPVIMLTNHATEDHAVQSLEGGADAHLVKPMRMRELMAHVTALLRRAYPEATRRTEFSELGAYRLDLRERIAKVGDRILSLTPREFELAWLLFRSAGQIVPREQLFTRVWGRDRMTWDSRSLDTHVYRLRRKLELREHGLRLRSVYQHGYCLEQTLTTGCDATSLAASYDTPDEQSGIIGCLSCKGKVFTPAPALA; the protein is encoded by the coding sequence ATGAGAGTGTTGTCCCTTGAAGATGAACCCGCGCAGGCGGAGCTGGTCCGTACGGCCCTGGAGGCTGCCGGGCATCAGGTGTGGTCATTCGAGCGCGGGCGTGCCGCGATCCGTCATCTCGAGAACGCAACCGTCGATCTGCTGATACTCGACTGGAAGGTGCCGGATATTACCGGGATCGAGGTGCTCGGCTGGGCCCGCACGCGCCTCGGCCACCAACTGCCGGTGATCATGCTGACGAACCATGCGACCGAGGATCATGCCGTGCAGTCGCTGGAGGGCGGCGCCGATGCGCATCTCGTCAAGCCTATGCGGATGCGCGAACTGATGGCCCACGTCACGGCGCTGCTGCGTCGCGCCTATCCGGAGGCAACGCGTCGCACCGAATTCTCCGAGCTGGGCGCCTACAGGCTCGACCTTCGCGAGCGCATTGCGAAGGTGGGTGACAGAATCCTGTCGCTCACACCGCGGGAGTTCGAGCTTGCCTGGCTGCTGTTTCGCAGCGCGGGGCAGATTGTGCCGCGAGAGCAGCTTTTCACGCGAGTGTGGGGCAGGGACAGGATGACCTGGGATTCGCGCAGCCTGGACACGCATGTGTACCGGCTGCGCAGGAAGCTCGAACTGCGCGAGCATGGCCTGCGTCTGCGCTCGGTCTACCAGCACGGCTACTGTCTGGAGCAAACCTTGACGACTGGATGCGATGCGACCTCGCTTGCAGCATCGTACGATACCCCCGATGAACAGAGCGGCATTATCGGTTGCTTGTCCTGCAAAGGAAAAGTGTTCACTCCCGCACCAGCTCTCGCTTGA